Proteins encoded by one window of Salmonirosea aquatica:
- a CDS encoding TetR/AcrR family transcriptional regulator — protein MKSESITYLDSKSKSYQLIFEAARELMYRHGIRRITVDEICEAAKLSKMTFYRNFENKTELAVRIMEDMFQRGRTAYREIMHSEVPFPEKIRLLIELNRNEIHTMGDEFIKDIYQSGDGSLRKVMETHRQEFMTEYAGDLLAAQKEGWIRPGIRIELILAMLDTLHQKMQDPAIMNMYDSLEEMALELTNFFFYGILTPETAP, from the coding sequence ATGAAATCAGAAAGTATCACATATCTTGATTCCAAATCCAAAAGTTATCAGCTGATCTTTGAAGCCGCCCGTGAGTTGATGTACCGCCACGGCATCAGGCGGATTACAGTCGATGAAATATGCGAAGCCGCCAAGCTGAGCAAGATGACCTTTTACCGCAATTTTGAAAACAAAACCGAGCTGGCAGTCCGAATCATGGAAGACATGTTCCAGCGGGGGCGGACAGCGTACCGGGAAATCATGCATAGTGAGGTACCCTTCCCTGAAAAAATCAGGCTACTGATTGAATTGAATCGGAATGAGATTCATACGATGGGGGATGAGTTTATCAAGGACATCTACCAGAGCGGGGATGGAAGTTTGCGGAAAGTCATGGAAACCCACCGGCAAGAATTCATGACCGAGTACGCCGGAGATTTGTTGGCCGCCCAAAAAGAAGGCTGGATTAGACCGGGAATCAGGATTGAGCTAATCCTGGCCATGCTGGATACTTTGCACCAAAAAATGCAGGATCCGGCCATTATGAATATGTACGATAGTTTAGAAGAAATGGCGCTGGAATTGACCAATTTCTTCTTTTACGGAATCCTCACACCCGAAACCGCCCCATGA
- a CDS encoding efflux RND transporter permease subunit: protein MSITKVSVNRPTLVVVLFSALVLLGLLGYSLLTYELLPKISSPVLTITTVYPGAAPSEVETAVSKKVENAISTLGNLESTQAISQEGVSIVIATMVYGTDVDMALQDAQRKVNSIKSTLPDDVKDPSLGKFSIDELPIMRIGASSDMDETQFTNLFEKTIQPELARIEGVAQVNVVGGENREIKINVNNDKLRYYNISILQISNAIARANLNFPTGSLKNTEQDVLVRLSGKFSSIDELSNLVVTTNPDGSQVYLKDVAELFDSKEEASSLTRINGKTSLGVLITKTSDGNTVGISEEVKKTMVDLEKRYEAENLNFTIANDSADFTLEAANSVIHDLMIAIVLVAFIMLFFLHNIRNAVIVMVAIPVSIVSTFAVMALLGFSLNLMTLLALSLVVGILVDDSIVVLENIHMYMEQGKTARQAAIDTWKEIGISVTSITLVIVAVFLPITFVTGVVSDLLFQFSITVVAATLISWLVSFTLTPWLSSRFTKLSHLNKKNVLDRPLIWFENLIQGFQNFYRDILDWSLRHKRIAFTAIMALVVASFGLIGGGFIGFEFVSGGDNGEFQIKAELPKETPLEQTNFLTQQVEQKLLSDPMVTNVFTTVGASDGGNIATGGNPYLSTLNVKLVPAEQRGMTSNEYAAKVKRELQETLPGAKFTAAPVSMVSGAGTAPIQFQIQGADLDTILAISEQLKEVVKSIPGTSEVKASVEGGNPEIAVQIDRQKLAELGLSLDVVGSTMQNAFTGNDQSKLLQGDDEYPIKVQLDEFDRQNIDDIRNLTFQNTRGELIKLNQFANVVSSSGPSKLERKDKVPTVTVQSQVVGRPVGTVGQEIQAKIDAMSLPRGVYISAAGDVKNQAEAFGSLLTALLASIVLVYLIMVALYDNYIYPLVVMLSVPVAMTGAFLALALTMTNLSIFGMLGLIMLVGLVIKNAILIVDFVNHLKAEGKSSYEALIEGTMARFRPILMTTIAMVIAMIPIAIASGAGSEWKNGLAWVLIGGLTSSMLLTLIIVPVGYLAVDVIKEKLAARKQRKVEKHPMQEALA from the coding sequence ATGAGTATTACCAAAGTATCTGTCAATAGACCCACGCTGGTTGTCGTGCTTTTCAGCGCCCTTGTGCTGCTGGGGTTACTGGGATACAGCCTGCTGACCTACGAATTATTACCCAAAATCAGTTCGCCTGTCCTGACCATCACCACTGTTTATCCTGGCGCGGCTCCCTCCGAAGTGGAAACTGCCGTTTCGAAGAAGGTAGAAAATGCCATTTCAACGCTCGGAAATCTGGAAAGTACCCAGGCTATTTCGCAGGAAGGCGTATCCATCGTCATCGCTACGATGGTTTACGGTACGGATGTTGATATGGCCTTGCAGGACGCCCAACGGAAGGTGAACAGTATCAAGTCCACGCTGCCCGACGATGTGAAGGACCCCAGCCTGGGAAAATTCTCCATCGACGAACTACCCATCATGCGGATTGGGGCCTCCTCAGATATGGACGAAACTCAGTTTACCAATCTGTTTGAAAAAACCATTCAGCCCGAGCTCGCCCGGATCGAAGGCGTAGCGCAGGTGAATGTAGTGGGCGGAGAAAACCGGGAGATCAAGATCAACGTCAACAATGACAAGCTCCGCTACTACAACATCTCGATTCTGCAGATTTCAAACGCCATTGCCCGCGCTAACCTGAACTTCCCGACGGGTAGCCTAAAAAATACTGAGCAGGACGTACTTGTCCGGTTGAGCGGAAAATTCAGCAGCATCGATGAGTTGTCCAATCTTGTCGTAACTACCAATCCCGATGGCAGTCAGGTGTACCTGAAAGACGTCGCCGAACTGTTTGACTCGAAAGAAGAGGCGAGTAGCCTGACGCGTATCAATGGCAAAACGTCCCTTGGGGTACTGATCACCAAAACCAGCGATGGCAACACGGTGGGTATCAGCGAAGAAGTGAAAAAGACGATGGTCGATCTGGAAAAGCGCTACGAAGCCGAAAATCTGAATTTTACCATCGCGAACGACAGCGCCGACTTTACGCTGGAAGCAGCCAATTCGGTGATTCATGACCTCATGATCGCCATTGTGCTGGTGGCGTTTATCATGCTTTTCTTTTTGCATAATATCCGCAATGCGGTCATCGTCATGGTCGCCATTCCGGTATCCATTGTCTCTACTTTTGCGGTGATGGCGCTGCTGGGTTTCTCGCTGAACCTGATGACTTTGCTGGCGTTGTCGCTGGTAGTTGGTATTCTGGTAGACGATAGCATCGTGGTACTTGAAAATATCCACATGTACATGGAGCAGGGCAAAACTGCCCGACAGGCCGCTATCGATACCTGGAAAGAAATCGGGATCTCGGTAACGTCCATCACGCTGGTGATTGTGGCGGTGTTCCTGCCCATTACCTTTGTTACCGGGGTAGTATCCGACTTGCTCTTTCAGTTTTCCATCACGGTAGTTGCGGCTACGCTGATCAGCTGGCTGGTATCGTTCACGCTGACGCCATGGTTGTCGAGCCGCTTTACCAAGTTGTCACACCTGAACAAGAAGAACGTGCTCGATCGCCCGCTGATCTGGTTTGAAAATCTGATCCAGGGTTTTCAGAATTTCTATCGGGATATACTGGATTGGTCACTGCGCCACAAGCGTATTGCCTTCACTGCCATCATGGCGCTGGTAGTTGCTTCTTTTGGCCTGATCGGTGGTGGCTTCATCGGGTTTGAGTTCGTGTCGGGCGGCGATAACGGTGAGTTCCAGATTAAAGCAGAACTACCCAAAGAAACCCCACTGGAACAAACCAATTTCCTCACCCAGCAGGTAGAGCAGAAGCTGCTGAGCGATCCGATGGTAACAAATGTTTTCACCACGGTGGGAGCATCGGATGGTGGTAATATCGCCACGGGCGGTAATCCGTACCTTTCTACGTTGAATGTCAAGCTGGTACCCGCCGAGCAGCGCGGTATGACGAGTAACGAGTACGCGGCTAAGGTCAAGCGCGAATTGCAGGAAACGCTGCCGGGTGCCAAGTTTACGGCCGCTCCCGTGAGCATGGTGAGTGGTGCCGGTACGGCCCCCATTCAGTTCCAGATTCAAGGTGCCGATCTGGACACAATTCTGGCGATCAGTGAACAACTTAAAGAAGTCGTGAAATCCATCCCAGGTACTTCCGAGGTCAAAGCTTCCGTTGAAGGTGGGAACCCCGAAATTGCCGTGCAGATTGACCGCCAGAAACTAGCCGAACTGGGGCTTTCGCTGGATGTGGTAGGAAGTACCATGCAAAATGCCTTTACGGGTAACGACCAAAGCAAGCTGTTGCAGGGCGACGACGAATACCCGATCAAGGTACAACTCGACGAATTCGACCGTCAGAATATCGACGATATCCGTAACCTCACCTTCCAGAATACCCGGGGCGAGTTGATCAAACTCAACCAGTTTGCCAACGTAGTTTCCTCATCGGGACCTTCCAAACTGGAACGGAAGGACAAAGTACCTACCGTAACGGTGCAGTCGCAGGTGGTGGGCCGTCCGGTGGGTACGGTAGGGCAGGAGATTCAGGCTAAAATAGATGCCATGTCGCTGCCCAGAGGGGTATACATCTCCGCCGCCGGTGATGTCAAAAACCAGGCGGAAGCATTTGGTAGTTTGTTGACCGCCCTGCTGGCTTCCATCGTGCTGGTGTACCTGATCATGGTGGCGCTGTACGACAACTACATTTATCCGCTGGTGGTGATGCTGTCGGTACCGGTGGCCATGACGGGCGCCTTCCTGGCCCTGGCGTTGACCATGACCAACCTGAGTATCTTCGGCATGCTGGGTTTGATTATGCTGGTAGGTCTGGTGATCAAGAACGCCATTCTGATTGTGGACTTTGTAAATCACCTTAAAGCCGAAGGGAAAAGCTCCTACGAAGCACTGATCGAAGGTACCATGGCCCGCTTCCGCCCGATCCTGATGACGACTATCGCGATGGTCATTGCCATGATTCCCATTGCCATTGCTTCCGGCGCGGGCTCCGAGTGGAAAAACGGTTTGGCCTGGGTACTGATCGGTGGCTTGACCAGTTCCATGCTCCTGACGCTGATCATCGTGCCCGTGGGGTACCTGGCGGTCGATGTAATCAAGGAGAAGCTGGCTGCCCGGAAACAACGGAAAGTAGAAAAGCACCCGATGCAAGAGGCACTTGCCTGA
- a CDS encoding efflux RND transporter periplasmic adaptor subunit, whose translation MKTASQKKSQTRNLVVIGTLVLLVSFIGFRLYANKKEINERSEAVPKGITAMPVKVASAQLKNLDKSLRFTGSFEARKTLPLIAEAQGSITQLNIREGQSVSRGMVVARIDPTAIQSNLATATASYNNAVKNKERYERLVEAGAISQKQYEDVALNVENARASLTSIQQQMKYTVVHSPMSGIIGEVKVEQGSFATMGMQLGSVVDISSLKMVLKVPEEDVIKLKKGQPVSIQTDVYPDHTFKGNVTLISVQADAGRKYDVEVEVKNNNAYSLKAGMFGTAALDAQSADQGEKLFIPRKAIVGSIKDAQVFVLGANNQVALRNVEVQNASGEDVIVLNGLKPNEKVITTGQINLQEGQTVRVVE comes from the coding sequence ATGAAAACTGCATCACAGAAAAAATCTCAAACCCGGAACCTGGTAGTTATTGGTACGCTCGTGCTGCTGGTTAGTTTTATCGGCTTCCGGTTGTACGCCAACAAGAAAGAAATCAACGAACGCTCGGAGGCTGTGCCAAAGGGGATCACCGCCATGCCGGTAAAAGTAGCCAGTGCGCAGCTGAAAAACCTCGACAAAAGCCTGCGCTTCACCGGATCGTTCGAAGCCCGCAAAACCCTGCCTCTGATCGCGGAGGCGCAGGGCTCCATTACCCAACTGAATATTAGGGAAGGACAATCCGTGAGCCGAGGTATGGTAGTTGCCCGCATCGATCCCACGGCTATTCAGTCCAACCTGGCTACGGCTACAGCATCGTACAATAATGCGGTGAAAAACAAAGAACGCTACGAAAGGCTCGTGGAAGCCGGTGCCATCAGCCAAAAACAATACGAAGATGTAGCCTTGAATGTAGAAAATGCCCGGGCAAGTCTGACCAGCATTCAGCAGCAAATGAAATATACGGTGGTGCATTCGCCTATGTCGGGCATCATCGGCGAGGTGAAAGTGGAGCAGGGTAGTTTTGCCACCATGGGCATGCAGCTGGGTAGCGTGGTCGATATTTCCAGTCTGAAAATGGTGCTGAAAGTACCGGAGGAGGATGTAATCAAACTGAAAAAAGGCCAACCCGTCAGCATCCAGACCGATGTGTATCCCGACCATACCTTCAAGGGCAACGTGACGCTTATCAGCGTACAAGCCGATGCCGGTCGCAAATACGATGTGGAGGTAGAAGTGAAAAATAATAACGCTTATTCACTGAAAGCGGGCATGTTTGGTACCGCTGCACTGGATGCCCAATCGGCTGACCAGGGTGAAAAATTGTTCATTCCGCGCAAAGCCATCGTGGGTAGCATCAAAGATGCGCAGGTATTTGTGCTGGGCGCAAATAATCAGGTGGCGCTCCGCAACGTGGAAGTACAGAATGCTTCCGGTGAGGACGTGATTGTACTAAATGGTCTGAAGCCAAATGAGAAAGTAATCACGACGGGCCAAATCAACTTACAGGAAGGCCAGACCGTGCGGGTAGTAGAATGA
- a CDS encoding TolC family protein: MNKEIRKAGIAGMFLLLTSTVFAQTTDTLRLSLVEAVNLAIRQNPQLQSVQLDEEINLAKVKEVKASALPQVNADASYTDNFLRASQILPGEVFGRPGESIAVKFGTRYQIGANAQVSQTLFNPALNIGLKAARASQGLYELQTFKSKEDLIYNVINLYMQLQMVEKQTELVESNLDRTQRLIDITSAQFKEGIVKKVDVDQLKVSYTNLTTQLSNVANSRVQLLNNLKTLMNVDSEQAIAITDIGTEPIAVSQELNLDANIDLALVDYQRKLQDLNTASIRAGYLPSLSLIANFGYQSQTNELFNSSATKGFPSGLYGLRLSIPVFDGFAKKSKITQSQYKVHQLELNRKYLMRNVENQFVNARNNVQQNRKVLQAQQENMKLAEQLYNVAKLSYTEGISPLSELINAENGLKEAQNQYLTAMLQINLAELDLMQSSGQLTQIIKQALPLQN; encoded by the coding sequence ATGAATAAAGAAATCAGAAAAGCAGGCATTGCAGGAATGTTCTTGCTCCTGACCAGCACCGTCTTCGCGCAAACTACCGACACGTTGCGGCTATCACTCGTAGAAGCGGTGAATCTGGCGATCAGGCAGAATCCTCAACTACAAAGTGTACAACTGGACGAAGAAATCAACTTGGCTAAGGTGAAAGAAGTGAAAGCCTCAGCCTTGCCCCAGGTGAATGCAGACGCTTCCTACACGGATAATTTTCTGCGGGCTTCGCAGATTTTACCCGGTGAAGTATTCGGAAGGCCGGGTGAGTCGATTGCCGTCAAGTTTGGTACCCGCTATCAGATAGGCGCAAACGCACAGGTGTCACAAACTTTGTTCAACCCGGCACTCAACATTGGTTTGAAAGCCGCCAGGGCCAGTCAGGGACTGTATGAATTGCAGACCTTCAAAAGCAAGGAAGATCTGATTTACAATGTCATCAACCTGTACATGCAACTGCAAATGGTTGAAAAACAGACCGAATTGGTAGAAAGCAATCTGGACCGGACTCAGCGCCTGATCGATATAACCAGCGCTCAGTTCAAAGAAGGTATTGTCAAAAAAGTGGATGTGGACCAACTGAAAGTGAGCTACACGAACCTGACTACTCAGCTTTCCAATGTTGCCAACAGCCGGGTTCAGTTGCTCAATAATCTGAAAACGCTGATGAATGTGGACAGCGAACAAGCCATTGCCATTACGGATATTGGGACTGAGCCGATTGCAGTTTCGCAGGAACTGAACCTGGATGCCAACATCGACCTGGCTTTGGTAGACTACCAGCGCAAATTGCAGGACCTGAACACGGCCAGCATCCGGGCGGGCTACCTACCCTCGCTCTCGCTGATTGCCAACTTTGGTTACCAGTCACAAACCAACGAACTATTTAACAGCTCAGCTACGAAGGGTTTTCCCTCCGGCTTGTACGGCCTGCGGCTGAGCATCCCGGTTTTTGACGGATTTGCCAAGAAAAGTAAGATTACCCAAAGCCAATACAAAGTACATCAGCTGGAACTCAACCGCAAGTACCTCATGCGGAATGTAGAAAACCAGTTCGTGAACGCCCGCAACAATGTGCAGCAGAACCGGAAGGTACTTCAGGCCCAGCAGGAGAATATGAAGCTGGCCGAACAACTCTACAACGTGGCCAAGCTATCCTATACCGAGGGTATATCACCGTTATCGGAGTTGATCAATGCTGAGAATGGCTTGAAAGAAGCTCAGAACCAATACCTGACCGCCATGCTGCAGATCAACCTGGCCGAGCTAGACTTGATGCAAAGTAGCGGACAACTCACCCAGATTATCAAACAGGCCCTTCCCCTGCAAAACTAA
- a CDS encoding GbsR/MarR family transcriptional regulator: MSENKIDLRKNQIELLEKAAVLFEKGNMQPAVAKILALLLVSDNPELSFDEIRETLEISKSAASVAINQLLSSNRIEYITRLGDRKRYFRSRIKSWQEDMEEQNQGLKIAVDILQQIRDQRPTETVEFNANLEKIIAFLHFMIEELPDLHKKFEMKYQ, translated from the coding sequence ATGAGCGAGAATAAGATAGATCTTCGGAAAAACCAGATTGAATTGCTGGAAAAGGCGGCTGTCCTGTTCGAAAAAGGGAACATGCAGCCAGCGGTTGCCAAAATTCTGGCCTTGCTGCTGGTAAGTGACAATCCCGAGCTTTCATTCGATGAGATCCGGGAAACGCTCGAAATCAGTAAAAGTGCGGCCAGTGTGGCAATTAACCAACTCCTGAGCTCCAACAGGATCGAGTACATCACCCGGCTGGGAGACCGGAAGCGGTATTTCAGGAGCCGCATCAAAAGCTGGCAGGAGGATATGGAGGAGCAAAACCAAGGTTTGAAAATAGCTGTCGATATTCTGCAACAGATCAGGGATCAGCGTCCGACCGAAACAGTGGAGTTCAATGCGAATCTGGAAAAAATTATTGCTTTCCTTCATTTCATGATCGAGGAGCTGCCCGATTTGCACAAAAAGTTTGAAATGAAGTACCAATAA
- a CDS encoding DUF2911 domain-containing protein produces the protein MKKHYSLSLFSMFLICALRAYDTQGQALRIPSDQNFSNSTGRRLGATVIEVKWNAPGVKGREGKIWGTGIAPYGFTVLGYGSNVESPWRAGADEATTISFSTDVRINGKPLSAGKYGFFIALYPDSCTLIFNKNTEGWGSYFYDKAQDVLKVTTRQQKDLPTLQERLVYEFGHQTEQSVELALLWEFWKIPMTIEVDLKETVLASIKSQMSGALGFDPPSLIAAARWCLQNDTNLPEALSWITSASDASLGGIRTFNVLSTRARLQAKMGKDTEAASLMNEALENGSAIELHQHGRQLLSEKKSKEALAVFEQNYKKHKGTWPTNVGMMRGYSANGDLKKALEYAKAARQQAPDDVNRQSLDEAIKQLEQGKAL, from the coding sequence ATGAAAAAACACTACTCACTTAGTCTGTTTAGTATGTTCCTTATTTGCGCACTCCGGGCGTATGATACCCAGGGACAGGCCCTTCGAATACCTAGCGATCAAAATTTCTCAAATTCTACAGGCCGGCGTTTAGGCGCTACCGTGATCGAGGTCAAATGGAACGCTCCCGGTGTGAAGGGCCGGGAAGGCAAAATCTGGGGTACCGGCATTGCACCCTACGGTTTTACGGTGCTTGGTTATGGTTCCAACGTCGAGTCGCCCTGGCGCGCGGGTGCCGATGAAGCTACCACCATTTCCTTCTCGACTGATGTGCGGATCAATGGAAAGCCCCTGTCAGCCGGGAAATACGGATTTTTTATCGCTTTGTATCCCGATTCGTGCACGTTGATTTTTAATAAAAACACAGAGGGGTGGGGAAGCTATTTTTACGATAAAGCCCAGGATGTTCTGAAAGTCACGACCCGGCAGCAAAAGGACCTGCCCACCTTGCAGGAGCGTCTGGTGTATGAATTCGGCCATCAGACCGAGCAATCAGTAGAATTGGCGTTGTTGTGGGAATTCTGGAAAATCCCGATGACGATTGAAGTCGACCTGAAAGAAACGGTCCTGGCCAGTATTAAGTCCCAAATGAGCGGTGCTTTGGGGTTTGATCCACCCAGTCTGATAGCTGCCGCCAGGTGGTGTCTACAGAACGACACCAACCTGCCCGAGGCACTAAGCTGGATAACTTCGGCTTCTGACGCCAGTCTGGGAGGCATCCGAACGTTCAACGTCCTCTCTACCAGGGCCCGGCTTCAGGCAAAAATGGGTAAAGATACTGAAGCGGCCAGCCTGATGAATGAAGCCTTGGAAAATGGATCGGCCATTGAATTGCATCAGCACGGTAGGCAATTGTTAAGCGAGAAAAAGTCAAAAGAGGCTTTGGCTGTTTTTGAGCAGAACTACAAAAAACATAAAGGTACCTGGCCAACTAATGTCGGTATGATGCGGGGGTATTCGGCCAATGGAGATCTGAAAAAGGCATTGGAATATGCCAAAGCCGCCCGCCAGCAAGCGCCGGACGATGTAAACCGGCAATCGCTTGACGAGGCTATTAAGCAATTGGAGCAGGGAAAGGCATTATAG
- a CDS encoding ThuA domain-containing protein yields MKKKLLALTFLLFKISYLSAQEILMVADEFPAMEILAKGLQEQEGLSSKIIAQTDLPQSLSGYQAVVVYIHKDLNPEPEEAFIQYANAGGKLIVLHHSISSGKRKNKDWFSFLGLELPKAEDTAPAYKYIDDMNMDIVNLAPTHFITTNKVSYPEKIKYQPEGTSKSSKLPGFNFPKTEVYLNHKLLTPRTILLGFKFTDPEGREWMQDRSAWCMKVGKGWVFYSQAGHYAQDFADPTYVRILANAVIYKPN; encoded by the coding sequence ATGAAAAAAAAACTACTGGCCCTTACCTTCCTGCTATTCAAAATCAGTTACCTGTCGGCGCAGGAAATCCTAATGGTAGCCGATGAGTTTCCGGCCATGGAAATTCTGGCCAAAGGCCTGCAAGAGCAGGAAGGGCTCTCATCAAAAATCATCGCGCAGACTGACCTTCCCCAATCTTTGTCGGGGTATCAGGCGGTGGTAGTGTACATTCACAAAGATCTAAATCCGGAGCCGGAGGAGGCCTTCATTCAATATGCCAACGCGGGCGGGAAGCTCATCGTACTCCACCATTCCATTAGCTCGGGTAAGCGAAAAAACAAGGATTGGTTTTCGTTCCTGGGTCTGGAATTGCCCAAAGCGGAAGATACTGCTCCGGCGTACAAGTACATCGACGATATGAACATGGATATTGTGAACCTGGCGCCAACCCATTTTATTACGACAAACAAGGTATCTTACCCCGAGAAAATCAAATATCAGCCGGAAGGTACCTCAAAATCCAGCAAACTCCCCGGCTTCAATTTCCCCAAAACCGAAGTTTATCTCAATCATAAATTATTGACTCCCCGCACGATTCTGCTCGGTTTCAAATTTACCGATCCCGAAGGACGGGAATGGATGCAGGATCGGTCGGCCTGGTGCATGAAGGTAGGGAAAGGCTGGGTATTTTACAGTCAGGCTGGACATTACGCCCAGGATTTTGCCGATCCTACCTACGTCCGGATACTGGCCAATGCTGTGATTTACAAGCCCAATTAG
- a CDS encoding TlpA family protein disulfide reductase, with the protein MQSKLRLLLIFCLVPSLISCQSAGESGEGEKGTEVSSQAGSKPKIKSFVVDAVALSKDYKTWYSYHYRTIHLARDFTGLDTDSSLLAKADFLTKLTSGDFIALKTSERNDVPVYTLQKLNKREPSISATIKNLASNELKNLNMEGKEMPNFSFTDLKGNLYDRTTSKDKVLVLKCWFIGCVACVKEFPELNKLVSEYQQNAGVQFVSLAMDSKPQLEHFLQKKPFNYAVVPNQEEFMQNKLGIMMYPSHLIVNREGKIVKVVNDVNDLIPALKKETEQTRL; encoded by the coding sequence ATGCAATCTAAACTGAGACTTTTGCTTATATTTTGCTTGGTACCTTCGTTGATTTCATGCCAAAGTGCCGGGGAAAGCGGGGAGGGGGAAAAAGGTACTGAAGTATCGAGCCAAGCTGGATCCAAGCCAAAGATTAAAAGCTTTGTGGTCGATGCGGTTGCTCTGTCAAAAGACTACAAGACTTGGTACAGCTATCATTATCGCACCATTCATTTGGCCCGAGACTTTACCGGACTCGATACGGATTCAAGCCTGTTGGCAAAGGCAGATTTTCTGACAAAACTGACCAGTGGAGATTTTATCGCGCTCAAAACCAGTGAAAGAAATGATGTTCCAGTGTACACTTTGCAAAAACTAAATAAAAGGGAACCCAGTATAAGTGCAACAATCAAAAATTTGGCTTCCAACGAACTAAAAAACCTGAATATGGAAGGTAAAGAAATGCCAAATTTCAGCTTTACGGATTTGAAAGGAAATCTATATGATCGTACAACAAGTAAGGATAAGGTTTTGGTGTTAAAATGCTGGTTTATTGGGTGTGTAGCATGCGTAAAGGAATTTCCGGAATTAAACAAACTTGTTTCTGAATACCAGCAAAATGCCGGGGTGCAGTTCGTTAGTTTGGCAATGGATAGCAAGCCTCAGCTAGAACACTTCCTTCAAAAAAAGCCGTTTAATTACGCGGTTGTGCCGAACCAAGAAGAATTTATGCAAAATAAATTGGGTATCATGATGTACCCTAGCCATCTGATCGTTAATCGAGAGGGAAAGATTGTGAAGGTAGTCAATGATGTCAATGACCTAATTCCGGCTCTGAAAAAGGAAACGGAGCAAACCCGTCTTTGA
- a CDS encoding sugar phosphate isomerase/epimerase family protein, with protein sequence MNRRTFLETSALGLAAGTLTFSTGESWAALPLKAVKQPIGFQSYVLRKEISEDIEGTLKQMKAYGYQHVEMCSPSGYQKFAFAPLVKYSGRELKQIITDAGLACESCHFTLPEMRDNLDDRLDFARQMGLKYFVCSGGLASTTLDEVKAKCAEMNRIGEKIAKAGFTTGYHNHNVEFEKNFDGKVMYDVLMEELNPDFVKMQFQVAVATLGYKAADYFRRYPGRFISAHLQDYDPNDYKKEVVLGQGIVDWKDFFEASKKGGLKVVYVEMESNPGTLKDSVTYLKNL encoded by the coding sequence ATGAACCGAAGAACATTCCTTGAAACCAGCGCTTTGGGTCTAGCGGCCGGTACCCTCACTTTTTCCACAGGCGAATCTTGGGCCGCGTTGCCTTTAAAAGCAGTCAAACAACCGATCGGCTTCCAGTCGTATGTCCTGCGCAAAGAAATAAGTGAAGACATCGAGGGTACCCTGAAGCAAATGAAAGCGTACGGATACCAGCACGTAGAAATGTGTTCCCCCTCGGGGTACCAGAAGTTCGCCTTTGCGCCTTTGGTAAAGTACTCGGGTAGGGAATTGAAACAAATCATCACCGATGCGGGACTTGCGTGTGAAAGTTGCCACTTCACTTTGCCCGAAATGCGGGATAATCTGGACGATCGCCTCGATTTCGCCCGGCAGATGGGTCTGAAATATTTCGTGTGTTCCGGCGGACTGGCTTCAACTACTCTGGACGAGGTGAAGGCCAAATGTGCTGAGATGAACCGAATCGGTGAGAAAATCGCCAAAGCTGGTTTCACGACGGGTTATCACAACCATAACGTAGAATTTGAAAAGAATTTCGATGGAAAAGTGATGTACGATGTACTGATGGAGGAGTTAAATCCCGATTTCGTCAAGATGCAGTTTCAGGTGGCGGTGGCTACCCTGGGCTACAAAGCGGCCGACTATTTCCGGAGGTACCCTGGACGATTCATCTCGGCGCACTTGCAGGATTATGATCCCAATGATTATAAAAAAGAGGTGGTTCTGGGGCAGGGTATTGTAGACTGGAAAGATTTCTTTGAGGCCTCCAAAAAAGGAGGATTGAAAGTGGTCTATGTGGAAATGGAATCGAACCCGGGTACCCTGAAGGATAGCGTTACGTATTTGAAGAACTTGTAA